One Acropora palmata chromosome 2, jaAcrPala1.3, whole genome shotgun sequence genomic window, tttgtattttaaagctttttacagatattattcatgaattgtctttgaaaaatgcgcagttacccccaattttctttttggatttcaatctacatttcctgcataatctcacaccggggaaaaatatctttaattagtaggcaccgtccttaatgttgtttgttgtttgtccATCTTCCATATGGATTGTAGTCATGTCAGGAAAAAGTGACAGTCCTTTTGGTTATCACCAAACTTCTTAATAAACCCTTTCACTCTTGAGGACTTCCCCATTGttgagtaaaatcgtctggcattagacagagtaaaatctagaAGTGTCAGTGCCACTtacaggagtgaaagggttaataataattattaccttTCCTGAGGAAGTGGTCAGCCTTACAGTGTTTCTGTTTAGCTGGCAACCATGGAGGGGATTATTAAATTATGTGTGAGTGTGACTGTCAGGGTTGTTAAAAAGATTGACAGAGAATGAAAATTATGTGAATAACTGATGCTACTAGTTTACaccttcttttctttactATACGTAGCAGCTAATATTGTGAAGGTTCAAAGCTGTGAAATTATAGTGCGGATTGCAAGCATGGTTTAATAACTGTAGCATAAACCTCTACAGTATtccttttctgttttgtttattaataCAATAGCCATTTTTATcactgaaaatgaataaaatttcattatttGCACTACTTGATTTGGGAAGATGTATCAAACCTTGTTTTGCATGTATTTCAGGATTTCACAGGAAATGATCGTAAGAAGGAGGAAAAATACATGGAAAGAACAGATGAAGTAATTTATCAGCGAGCCGCTGAAGAACACATACGGAGACCGCCATTATGGCATGATGAAGAAGTGGATTCTGTCAGAGTAAGATTGACCTGTAAAGTATTTATGTTATGTCCTCAAGGACCTGTCAATGATCACTGCTGCTTACCTATGAAAATATgacaatgctttttttttgtcacagaaTTACAGCCGGACAACTGGAAAACAGGAACCTCAGTCAGGCCTTGCCAGTCAGCAGTTGAGCCGGCTTCCTTCTGATGAGCACATATGTTTGTCTCCGCCTTGGAATGATGAGGATGATGGCCTTGTTGAGGTGAGCACTCCAAAATAATGGTGACATGATAGTgtaggaaatttttaattctgtATGCTGCAACTTAGAGATTGATTTTTATCAAAGAAGATTGTTGTGTATAACCATAACCCTAactagagaaaacaaattggAATTTCATAAGgaaaaatgtaattatttAAAAGAACTGGTGCTAGTGTGAAAAGAAGGCAACCTTACCACAGAGGCATTAACCTAAGTTCTTTTGACAAATTCCAAGtcaaaaaagaagaataacCCCTCTACTTGtgcaatttttcaggcctttttCTTGTTGCTACTTAAATAGCACTCGTGACTGCTaagatcattattttttttcaatctgtagttcaaatacatgaatttcatgtattcgTTATATCATTCAGTCAGCCTTCTGCAAGTTGGaatacacctatttcaaaaaatgtcgAGGTGAACGAGGAATGTCAATTATCGAACGGCgattgcacgactgaaaagaaatgtggtaTTGAATATTAGTAGGAAGTCGTCTTCCATGATGCTGGCTCCATACAGTGTCGACCTTCGATGGCGAGTCATATGGTTTGTCCATGTTCTTCAGAATTCAGAGGCAGAggcttcatttttcttgggCGTTTGTGAAAGGACAGTGGAACACTATATTTCTAAATTTCTGGTGAACGCTCATGTTTAGCCGGGGCCAGTTGGCCGTTCGTTCGGcagtagggagtttaagatttgactaCGGCAACGTCAatgacaacgccacaaatcaatgattcgATTGGTTGAAtgcagaaaaataatcgtgctgcacgtgcggcacgcttttggTGAATGTGTTGACGTAGTCTGcgaaacgacgacgtgaaattttcatatttgaggttctgacgacaacgccaGCTCGCAGCCGTAAAGctttcattctttgctttGACGTGAAAAACACTCGTGCCAAGCAAGGGAAAGTGCACTCCTCCTATTTTGTAGAACGTGACCAACAtagaataatcgcaaaagacttaacttaaggcattcaattttaatgtggcgttttcgttgcagttgccgtcttagcttcttaaactccctagtaTCAGTTTTGAgtcttcttaaactccctagtaTCAGTTTTGCGTCTAGTATCAGTTTTGCGTCTCAaactcattgtttttgcataccaaatatggaaaccacagttcTTTTCGGTCGTGCAGTTTCCGTTCGACAAATGCCATTTGCCGTTCTCTccgacaacgttttttgaaataggtgaATACGTGCGTGTACCTTGTGACATGTTGTTACTTACCTCCTTTCTTGTCCTGATTATAACTTAATTATAAGCCTGTATTCACACAGGAGTATGTCCCAGTCACAGAGCAACCAGTGGCAAAGAATTTTAGCATCAACAATATGGTGATGGAAGAAAGGATGCGACAGGGCCAGCCACCCCCGTGGCATGAACAAGATGAGATCGACTCGACAAGGGTGAGTACAAAAATTACTAATAATTCGGCTCGCCCTTGTAAACGCCCCTTCAGATCTCCCGCTCATTATTTATCTACTAAGTAATAGATTGTCAACTTAAATTAGGGACCTTAAGTTTCTAGGACGAGAGCGAGTACGAGATTGACcgcccgtttttagcgaaacTTTGCTGTCAGTAGTATAGGtggctcagttattcttattggtggtcgaaaaatgccaaaactgttACTGTGTTcttgaattgttttgacacgacaacataTTTGCCAAACCTCGTACCAAAACGATAACGGTATCACGTTGTCCCCACGAAAAATAATGACACTGGTTTGCTCGCGTTCAATGTATTTCTGTGAAGAAATCtcgcactcgtagtcgttctcgtcctagaatctaaagctctctataaGCATCCCCCAATGACCAGTGAAACCTCAGCTTTCAGCCAGAGTAAAAATTCTGGAACAGTGACGAGACGATTATACAAAATGTTGCCAATGAAATGTAAGGTACACACAGTGGAGTTTTCCCGTCAGTGCGTGCGTTCTGAggtaattattttcttgaccTTGCTCTCTTTGCTTCCTAGACTCTTTAATGAGATTGTTTACTAGAAGTTTGAACTTTGAAGCGTTTCTgtgattttttatttagtGATGGTAAATCTAACGcgagattaatttttttttttcacgtctTTGCGTGTTATAGGATTTTGCTGCTCAGTATCGCAAAACAAGATCCATGGAAAACTCACGCCGTCCATCAGAGGAGAACATTTACCTGACACCCCCTTGGATGGAGGACGAGCAGCAGTCGTCTGGAGTAAGTGCTCGCAACGACAATAAGTTTTTACACTGTGTAGTTTTTTAAATGTTGACTGAGAGGAACTCAAAGAAAAGTCGATTTTTTCTTGGAGGGGTTGAGCTAACATTTTCTTAGCAACGATTAGCCGTTCGGGTTCTCAACCACTGCGATCAGTAAAGGAAAACTGCTCCAAATGTTATCTTTGTTGTCTTCTTACGATGGTAATTTGGCCGATATTAACTCTTTTGATGCCGAGTTTTCGTGTAGccaaaaattaattacttaAACTGACATTGTCTCCAGGGTCGAGCTGGATCAGATCACTCGGCTTCCAGTCGCTCATACCGACTGACTCTCGGAGGGCGACGAGCGATACGAGAGGAAGCACGAGGCACCGGAATGCCACAGGCTGGGGATACGGCACAAGCGATGCGAAAGGAGAAGAAAGCCGCTGAGACTGCAGGCCCGTCTGGAGTGGGATCAGTGGTTGCTGGAAGtaacagtaaattttccagtGATCAAGGTCAACTGGTAGCAGCACATCATCAGTCACAAGGACAAGGTGTGTGACAATCAATCCTGACATTGTAATCTTTTTTCTGCAAACTGTAGTCTGAAGAAACTTCCCCATTGTAACTGCATGTGCGTTGGGGAAATGGCTCGATAatctttctcttgtttttccaGTTAAACGTATCCACCTTGCCTTGCTGTGTGCTTTGATTGatttgaattaatttaattttttttggaattgaGTTCTTgaggttgaaaaagaaaagaaaagaaatagtCCACTTGTTAGATTTAGTTTCTGCCTGGCGTGCGATGGCTAGCATCTTTACTATCTCTTGAGGTTTTTTTGATACGAGCGCGCCACTTGCGGAAATAAGAAAGAATTCCTAAGCACTCAGGATGTAGAGTTTGTTCACGATATCAAGAGGCCCAAAGAAACAAGCTGcatgcaaatgttttctttgtacaTTTAAGTTTTCCCTGATAACAAGTTACGCTTATTTTCTTGCAGTTCAAAGGCCAGCTGGTTTACCAGGTGAGAAAGAGACGCAAGGTGAGCCCCACCTGCCTAGCAAGGGCATCGTCGGTGACCCAAGCAATGCTTCGGTGACCACTATGCTACCTTCAGCTACACACTCGCTGACCTTAGCGAAAGCTTCATCGGAAGCATTTAAGACAGCTCCTTCCTTGAAAGTAGTGAAAGACTCGAGGCTTGTCAACGGGGTGTTGCCTAGCAACAGGGAGAGGAACGTGAGGTGCCCTCCTGTTCCTGAAGACATCAGAGTAGATTTGGATCCGAGACACGGCACCGCAAGCGCTGGTGGCGGCGACGAGTCAGTAGCAAGTCAGAACAGAGGTATGACCAGAAGCGTAAGCCACTCCAGTCTGGAAGCAATGTGCTATTCGCCTCACGATGCACTGGAAGGGTTTGAGACATCCAGCGTGGTTAGCTTCGCCAGTACGGCTGCAACACATCACGACCTGGACACGCGCATTGATATGGTACAGTCACTGCTCTCCATGTTGGGAACTCACGATAAAGACGACATGTCAAGAACTTTGTTGGCAATGTCACACAGTAAGGACAGTTGCGCAGCTATGCGGCAATCTGGTTGCCTGCCTCTCCTCATTGATCTTCTGCATGGTAAGGATTTCACAAACATGAACTCTCGTCGCGAGGCCCGCGCTCGTGCAGGTCTCGCTCTacataatattgttttctcGAACGTTGACGACAGACGCGGACGACGCGAGGTGCGAGTTCTTAGGCTCCTGGAAATTGCGCGTGCGCACTGCGACGCTGTACAATTCAAAGGTTACCCGGTACACCCTTGCGCGGAACGTTGGTATCCGCCCCTGAGGAATCATGGGCCAAGTCCAGCTGTAGCTGCGCTTATGAAGCTATCGTTTGAAGAGGATCATCGTAATGCCATCTGTGAGCTGGGAGGACTTCAAGCCATTGCGGAGCTCCTTCAAATCGACCATCAAGTGAATGAACGCTGCAAAGATTTTTACAGCACGAGTCTGAGAAAGTACGCCGGAATGACGCTCACAAACCTGACGTTTGGCAacactaaaaacaaaaacgtgcTGTGCAGTTTCCCTGCAGCGATCGACGCCATCGTTGCTCAACTGCAAACTatcgaagaagaagaaatcatTCAAGTCTCCGCCAGTGTGCTGAGGAACCTCTCCTGGAGAGCTGAGGAACTATGTCGCAAGACTCTTCGTGATGCGGGTGCCATCAATGCTTTACTGTCTGCGGCCCAAGCAGTGCACGGGGAGCCTGCCTTGAGGACGACCCTAAGTGCCCTGTGGAATCTCTCCGCCCATTGCTCAGAGAACAAAGCCGAGATGTGTGCTTCCCCTGGTGCCTTGAAATTCCTGGTCAAGTGTCTCAATTACTCCAGTCCGTCGGGAAATATTTCTGTGGTGGAAAGCAGTGGAGGTATATTGAGGAATCTTTCCTCCCATATTGCTGTGCGGGCCGATTACCGCAAGACTCTCCGTGATGGCGGCTGCTTTCAGGTGCTAGTGTCTCATCTGCGCTCTCCTAGCCTCAGGGTTTTGAGTAACGTCTGTGGTGCCTTATGGAACTTGTCCGCCCGGTGCGTCGAGGATCAGGAAGTACTTTGGGAGCTTGGAGCGGTGTCGCTGCTGAAGTCATTGGTCAAGTCCAAAAACAAGGCTATCTCACAAGCTTCAGCCGCAGCGCTGCGTAATTTAATGGCAGTGAAGCCTGGAAGTTCAACGGACAACGAGTCGGTTTCTTCCAGAGCAGCTAGGCACTATCAGAGCATGCCCGCGAATATGCGATCAGCTGGTTCTCAAGCAAGAATAAAAAACGAAACGGCAAGATTACAGAGTCCAACTATGGGCCAAGCCCCAGCTTCCAATCAAACTCTGCCGATGCGCCACGTCTCCAAGCAGAAACGCGATGGTTTGGTTCCTCACAAAGCAACCGAAGGATTTTATCCAGTTAGTCAAGCAAATGTCGTTCCAGTCACCAGGCAGGATATTGAGGCGGTTGCAGCTCATCAAAAGCATGCGTCGTCAAGAAAGAAGACAGGTTCCTTGGGCTCGCTTGCGCATTCCAGCTCAAGTTCAAATCACGGCACCCCTCAGGAAATCGAACCCAGTCCTTCCCTCACTCGGGCCAGGTCAGATGTTGGACCCAGATCTCTTTCGAGCAAGCAGAAAAAGGCTAAGGCCCGTACTGCGGACAGTAATACCACGGGAAGCGGTGCATCTGGGGACTGTAAACACGCTGCGAATTTTAAGTGGCCTCAAAGCAATGATTCACTAGCCAAGCATCGTCGCCAGACACAAAAAGACTCAATCTTTTTGACAGGGCAGCCAACGGAAAAACGCAACCACTGTCGATCATCAAGTGATGGGTGTGCAGTCATTCCATTGTTGTCTGACTCGTACCCATTGCACGTGTCTCAGAATCCTAAACGGGGCGATAGCATAAAAGATAAGACCTCGGTGATTTCACGCATACGGAATGCAGTACAAAGAAACACAGATGCAACTACAAATGGTTACCACCATCAGAAGAATAGCGACAGCATGTCGCTGGTATCACCGAATACTGCTAAGAAACTTAATTTTTGGGCCAAAGGCTGCAGAGATACATTCGAAATGACAGCCGTGAGTAGTCAGCCAAGGTCATGTCAAGCAGCCCAGCAACCGTCGAACGATGGCTCAAGTCCCAGCAGCTCACGGCTGCACCACAGGAACACCACTCAGAAGTTCAAATCGTACCGGGACTCGGACACTGATCCTGATTCAGATGCGTATTCCGAGGAGGAGCGACACCTATTCGATCCGACTCGGAAGCCGTCGGAATTTTCCGGGGTAGGCAATGCATGggttgaaaagcaaaaatctGGTGTGCATTCGCCTCGTTCGGCGGATACCGAGAGTGTGGCATCGTCAACTTGCAGCTGCGATCACGTGGATAACATATGGATCCTTCGCCCAGACTCCAAGGGTTCAAAGTCCGGTGGCACTTGTGGTAAGTGTAATCGTCGTCGCGCTTCTAAGAGTTCCGAAAAAATTTCCGACAATAAGCCGACGGTGGTTAAAAGCAGGCGTGATTCCAGTGACTCACCCATTTCAAGCCCCAGTATTCGCCGGGTTTTCAGAAAGTCGTCTAGCCGAGAACAGAAAAAGAATACGGCCGAATCACCAGCAGATCCCAGTAAAAGAGGTGTTAAAGTAACATCACTGTGATtattagaagaaaaaaaaattggagtTCAAAGAATCAATAGCGGTAATGTCCAATCAGCaatatgattggttcattttgACCTCGACAATGTCCTTGGCAATCAAGTTCTAGGATAACTGCTCGAATTGTGTATGACgcgaacaaaaacaatttcgtGATACCAATTGTGGAGAAAAGTCGTATGTTGGTTTTCTCTGaagactttgttttgttttcccaagtCCGTACCATATTAAAAAGATGAGACCAGTGTCCTTACGCACAGGAGGCTTAAGAAAATCATATCTTAGTTTTCAAGTTAAAGTATCTGTTACATCTGTCGCCGAGTTTTGTGAATGGTGGGTTAAGAAAGCATCACCGGTAAATGTTCGTTGCTGCAACGTATCTTTTAATGAAGACACAATCTCTGCGATACTATTTATACCACTGgatttctttgaattattaatgaaatttataaACCTGAAGCACAGAGTATAAACGAGTATCGTTTTGGTCTTAGTTTTGTGATGTGGTTATAAGTAAACGATGGGTCAGGTCCAAAGACAATCTATGTATTAATATGTCGTAATGCTTAGGAAATATAAGTTATAAACAAATATTGGTAACCTCGTCTGTAGTGTGCAATTCTCGTTTACTGCAATGTTAGCGTTGGCGACGTCAtcttgagaaatttaaatAGTTGTATTGTAAGCAGCCAGTTGATATTTGAATGATTGTGGTGAGTACCTTGTTTATTCGGTCCTCCACTTCAGTTTATGGCCCGAGGGTCATGCAGTGAAGTGGAAAAACAAGGTGCCATAACTTTCCATAACTTTATGGACTGAGAAAACGAGATCAGTAAGATGTTTATCATATCTCTTGGGAATAAGTTCGAGCTGGAAAGCACACCACGAAGTCAAGCGGTCCGTACTTTAGAACACGGActgctaaatcaaccaatatCTTATACCTCATATTATCTGTTATGGCAAAAAACGTAGGTCATTATGCTTTAGGTTACAACACCAAATATACACTTTCTCGCTCTCTTGGTGATATAGCCCTAGCTTTTAAAAATGGTACTGAATTCATTGTTTCTTTCCCATAAACCAACTGTTGGAGGATTCACTTAACAGCGTACACGTCACAAAATGTCTTCCGAAAGCACAAGTAGAACACCAACCAAACAGTGTGGAAATTAAAAAGACAACTGAAAATTCCTATCGATTTTATTTCTTGCAATTAACCATACTTGTCATTCCCTACCTTTGGTCAGTTTCTTAATGGATTTACGGAAAGACTAAGAGGAATTTGACGATTCATAGATTACGAATTGaatctttttgtttcaacagtGTATTGGGGCCAAATCAAGTATCCCTTTTTTTTCGTGTGCACAATCACACAGTACTTCCAAGTAGAATATTGAAGTCATGTTACATGTGGCAATTGGAAAACGAAACACTGTAACAGTGAAAATTCTACTCCAGGCAAAATTTTTGTCTGCATCGCTAAACTAAATAATACACATATTTATCACAATGACTAAAATTTTCGATGTTTTCGTACAGTTGTTTGAAAGTAACGATGCGGAGTGATGAAAGGGAATTTTAGCATATTTATTGTCCCCTTCCGTAAACCCCTTTGTTTTCGTTACAAGGATCATGCGATAGTGTTCCTGAACAGCTTTCATTTTTAACAATATTAAGGATTTCCTTTAAAGCGGATTTTTTGAAGTCACCATGATGACTAACGCTTTCTCGTTGGGAAACAACTGCTGCGCAAGAGTGGTCACGAACTCAGGCCCTTCGATTAGAGAGTGCAGCGGATTGGCAATGAATGAATGAGCTTGGACGATCTGCTCCGCTAGACCAACATAATGCTTGTTTGAACGAAGAATTTCCAAATTCGTCAGAGCTTGTTCAGCCTCAGGAGTGGAAGAAACAACTCTTCTGCCAGGCGCCGGCTGCTTAGCCTGAAACCAAAAAACGACAACACCCCAAAACTGTATTGCAACAACCGTGATAATATAGTGTGAAAGAGAGATTGCGTGACGCATGATTACCACGGGCGCGTTCacggaattttaaatttaaagtgctactatgatcaaatttttacctcttgatttttaggccgtttaccgtttgcaaatacctacactagttccggagatattcaagtttgaaaaatgtgtaaattatgcaaatgagatgactgatgatgtcatacactcaacccaatattacatcacttatgtaaatagagctatcttggccaatttgcagcgcagatcattgaaacttgtaggctaatagttctatataaaacacacctaaggctataaaacattttgttgccatggcaactcactcttttccagtccccacccacttgatttcaatatgtaagtgattttcagctcgaaccgttatacgaggccacaaacttaggctaacatatttatatgcttgttggatcatgtatatcaggcaacatctgcaaatatgaaaactgacacagagggtggccagaaatacctttaatattggggaggtctggaacccagtatgttgccatgggaataaaattgttaagcccaTTTAGAaaaatcttactgcaaagaatgaaaatagtaaacagcatttttcttctcatgcaggctacttgtttatgtcttaaaatggcttcaatagaaaagatgtgattttcgtcatagtagcacttaaaaaaaaattacattttaccGTCGTTTTGACTGATTAAACCTGTTGCTTGTTGCTTGATGTTACCGTTTCTTTGGAGATCATCGAGTTTACTGTAATTACCGTTTCTCTCGACATCACAAACCTGGCGACAGAACTTTTGACAGATGAAAGTGCTTCGTACCTTCCTTGGTTCTCGGACGTATCCTGGTGCTTTCGCTTCAAGTCTCAGTGGCGCATTAGACGGCATCTGAGCCAACAGGAAGGCTTCCAAAGCTCGACACAAAAACCTGAATCTGAAGAGAAAAGGCAGAGAAATTCAAGCTCTTCAAATGAAGAGGCCTCGTCTACCACTGTTGCTAGGGAACAACACACTAGATCCATTGTTACAATACAAGGCACGCTGCCTTATTATCGTCCTAAGGTAAGATCAAAATATGGAAAATTCAATATTCGATTCCAAGGCCCTATGATATGGAATTCTAAAGCAGAAGATTTCAAATGGCACTCCCTTTCCTCATTTAAGTCCAAATTGAAAGAGTATCttattaacaatattattaacgAATTCTGCTTATGCCCTAAAACCAATTACTGGTATTTACTGCAGTCCGTCGTAGAACAATGCAATTGTATGTGTAATTTATGAtgttaattttcttattttcatttcctgtaTTCAACGTTTCTGTGCGTGTTTAGCTTTAATAGTTAGTTACCGACTACAAATTGCATTAGATAAATAATGTACCTGGCATTTTAAACTATTTCTGGTTATTTCAGGTTGTGCCTTTACCAGTTACCAGTGTTACATGTGAATTTatgtaatttttaatttctctttaCTAAGGGATAAACAAATCTGTTGTTGTTCCACGATGACAACTGCATATATTGCGCGACAAAATATGAAACCCGAAACGACAGaacatatttttgtttcatactAATTAAAAGTACCggttttcgttttattttttattgggTTAATGTAATGACgactaaaaacaaaatgaagtttCTTGAGTGTCTTTGTAGAGGGCCCCAAACATTACCAAGAACAGGACACCACTAAGCGGTTCCCAAAGATGCGTGCGCTcaccaaaataaacaaaaacaaagaaacaagcatGCATTTAGGAACATTAGTCGCAATATTTTGCATTTGAGATAACATTTTCACGCATGCTACGCACACGCACATGAGTCATGACCTTAATGCGCGAAGAAGACGAGGAATTTGCACCCATTCCAATCCTTGCATACGCGTCTCACATTGCCTCGCAGACCGAATTCAGTCGAACAAGCGCTGCTGCGCGAAAAAATTGGAAGCGACAGCAAAAATACCTCCTTTCAATTGAATGGAATATTTActatttgaaataatttgcagTAGAAGCAAAGTTACAACTGAGCGAGCAGTGAAATGTCAACACTATGAAATGAGGATCAAAGAATTCGatggaaataaatttaaatcaaAACATCGAATCACGGAATTCATTTCATAAACGACAAATCGGGGTTTCTATTTAACAAACTTAtcttcagttatttttgtgtgtgtctGTACTCTTATTCATGATAAATTTACGTCATAGTACAGTGGCGGATCCAGACCTTGAGCTGGGGGGGCGGGGGCGGTTTTTTTGAgatgttgaaacaaaattgatttgcGAATATCGCTTGCCCTGCCGGCTTTTCTTCCTTCTgcgttttttcattattttattttcatttctttttatttttttttgccaaaatagATCCGCCACTGTAACATAGTCTAAGTGTTGtaattttatcatcaataatgTAGAAACGTAAAAAATGAGGTCAATTCGTTTGTATATGTAGAAAAAAGGTTCATGGAATGGAGACGTGGGAATCGATGAACACACGAGAAAATGTACCAGTTCATTCAAGCTATTGCCCTAATTAATGCTGTACGCCAATTGGCTACTGACAACAGATGTCaaatttcattggctgaaaaattggCGTCACTGGTTCGcacaaacaaaacttttgcGTCTTTCTTGATGACAAAAGGTGTAAGTCGGCAAGAAATATCTCAGTTATAGTAAAACATCATTATATTAATACTCACTTAACACTAAGTTGCGACTTTTTTCCAAACCCAATGGCTCCCAGTAGACCAGAAGAAGCTTTGTCTTCACCCAAAGAATGGAGACTCGCAGCCAAAAACGACAATTGCTTGGCGAGATCGCGCAGTGGGCCAGTGGCATAATAAACCTGTCTGACGGCCAAACGAAGAATTTTGTGCCACAGTAGCGTCATTTTGGTTTCAGACTCACGCctgaaatattaaacattacaTCATTATGATTAAGGACTCAAGATAAGGATCGTGAGGTCAAACGCACTAGTTGCAGCTACCTGAGCTTAATACGATTGCACCAACTGACAATATCATTTATGATGTTCATCTCTTGTACTGGGCTTTCGCATGAGGACAGCTTGAGTAAGATGTTTGTGTAAAGAGTTAGAATGGCGCCTTGCCTCACACATTCTGAAATGAAATGACACGAACACACTGATCAAAATGGTACATTCTTTCGAGTTGCGCTGAAACTATCGCGTTGTAACactgttttccttttcctgaCCAGTCAATCCACAAAGTGCAACCGACAACAGCCACTCACCGCTTTCAAGGGATCACGATATTTAAGGATGGGAGGGACAATGACAAAACTAAAGCACTATCAAAGGGGGAGGGGGTTTAGCTTCCTAGAGTTAATGCAGGAAATTCATACCTTTGGAGAGCTGGAATATATATGGAAGCAGTGAGAAAGGCGAGCCCTTTTATTAGGGGAGGCAGGGTGCGTAACTAggcaaaagataaaatttctATTAAGGAAAACCAAAAGCTCTCAAGGGAATCATTGTATTGTGAGCCATGAACTAGAAATGCGTGGTTTCATGctagtttttttctcttcttcaatAGTAACAGTAAAACCGGCTTACTAAGCTAAGACAGATCATACTCTGAAATCAAACGTTAAAGCCCGAAATTTCTTCCTAAAAATTATATAATTCATTAACCTTTTGTCAGAatagaagggaaaaaaaacaagctaaATTGTCAATGATTACTAACAATTGTGTTGGAGTAGTTTCGAAATGACTCTCgcaaaaccaataccaaaatAATTACTCCAACCAATTACGAAAGGAACAAACAGCACGATCacccaatcagaattcctagcgaTTACCtctaac contains:
- the LOC141865817 gene encoding uncharacterized protein LOC141865817, with translation MEIDEIDDIFDRNIDQLDVRETPRWELSEEESGGSDVETLVNQQSAKKKSAVSRQEIQPVNIPPVGSPRGTHEMQNRHIAHATQVPPMQNPMLKTEVPLPNSSKKSTSGSNAGPSPKLFRHPMDKGKIDSLVESAEREKSPDSAKDFSASKLQGQPGLVQLTNGQPKSSREQQGKSDINVWGEDDVDSVKDFTGNDRKKEEKYMERTDEVIYQRAAEEHIRRPPLWHDEEVDSVRNYSRTTGKQEPQSGLASQQLSRLPSDEHICLSPPWNDEDDGLVEEYVPVTEQPVAKNFSINNMVMEERMRQGQPPPWHEQDEIDSTRDFAAQYRKTRSMENSRRPSEENIYLTPPWMEDEQQSSGGRAGSDHSASSRSYRLTLGGRRAIREEARGTGMPQAGDTAQAMRKEKKAAETAGPSGVGSVVAGSNSKFSSDQGQLVAAHHQSQGQVQRPAGLPGEKETQGEPHLPSKGIVGDPSNASVTTMLPSATHSLTLAKASSEAFKTAPSLKVVKDSRLVNGVLPSNRERNVRCPPVPEDIRVDLDPRHGTASAGGGDESVASQNRGMTRSVSHSSLEAMCYSPHDALEGFETSSVVSFASTAATHHDLDTRIDMVQSLLSMLGTHDKDDMSRTLLAMSHSKDSCAAMRQSGCLPLLIDLLHGKDFTNMNSRREARARAGLALHNIVFSNVDDRRGRREVRVLRLLEIARAHCDAVQFKGYPVHPCAERWYPPLRNHGPSPAVAALMKLSFEEDHRNAICELGGLQAIAELLQIDHQVNERCKDFYSTSLRKYAGMTLTNLTFGNTKNKNVLCSFPAAIDAIVAQLQTIEEEEIIQVSASVLRNLSWRAEELCRKTLRDAGAINALLSAAQAVHGEPALRTTLSALWNLSAHCSENKAEMCASPGALKFLVKCLNYSSPSGNISVVESSGGILRNLSSHIAVRADYRKTLRDGGCFQVLVSHLRSPSLRVLSNVCGALWNLSARCVEDQEVLWELGAVSLLKSLVKSKNKAISQASAAALRNLMAVKPGSSTDNESVSSRAARHYQSMPANMRSAGSQARIKNETARLQSPTMGQAPASNQTLPMRHVSKQKRDGLVPHKATEGFYPVSQANVVPVTRQDIEAVAAHQKHASSRKKTGSLGSLAHSSSSSNHGTPQEIEPSPSLTRARSDVGPRSLSSKQKKAKARTADSNTTGSGASGDCKHAANFKWPQSNDSLAKHRRQTQKDSIFLTGQPTEKRNHCRSSSDGCAVIPLLSDSYPLHVSQNPKRGDSIKDKTSVISRIRNAVQRNTDATTNGYHHQKNSDSMSLVSPNTAKKLNFWAKGCRDTFEMTAVSSQPRSCQAAQQPSNDGSSPSSSRLHHRNTTQKFKSYRDSDTDPDSDAYSEEERHLFDPTRKPSEFSGVGNAWVEKQKSGVHSPRSADTESVASSTCSCDHVDNIWILRPDSKGSKSGGTCGKCNRRRASKSSEKISDNKPTVVKSRRDSSDSPISSPSIRRVFRKSSSREQKKNTAESPADPSKRGVKVTSL